From one Flavobacterium sp. N502536 genomic stretch:
- a CDS encoding T9SS type A sorting domain-containing protein has protein sequence MKKLLLFIGLQFCLLATAQQKITFNYDAAGNQIIRELCLSGCSQSAKKVEDVKEIEALTEDDLLKFSPEDVISYYPNPVKEELFLQWQLGEENYVTSVQVYNMVGQILQTYQGNERMNSLNIPFQNYPGGVYLVLLSYKDGGEKSIKIIKQ, from the coding sequence ATGAAAAAACTATTACTTTTTATTGGTCTTCAATTTTGTTTATTGGCCACTGCACAGCAAAAAATTACTTTTAATTATGATGCAGCAGGGAATCAAATTATAAGAGAACTTTGTTTGTCGGGCTGCTCACAATCTGCTAAGAAGGTAGAAGACGTTAAAGAAATTGAGGCGTTAACTGAGGATGATTTGTTAAAGTTTTCGCCGGAAGATGTGATATCCTATTATCCAAATCCCGTTAAAGAAGAACTTTTTCTGCAATGGCAATTAGGCGAAGAGAATTATGTGACTTCTGTTCAGGTGTATAATATGGTGGGACAGATACTGCAGACTTACCAAGGAAACGAAAGAATGAATAGTTTAAATATTCCTTTTCAGAATTACCCTGGAGGTGTTTATCTTGTTTTACTTTCCTATAAAGACGGAGGAGAGAAATCGATCAAAATCATCAAGCAATAA
- the glmS gene encoding glutamine--fructose-6-phosphate transaminase (isomerizing), with protein sequence MCGIVGYIGHREAYPIVIKGLKRLEYRGYDSAGVMLYDAESGVKLCKTKGKVSDLEVKAKENLNATGSIGIGHTRWATHGVPNDVNSHPHLSNSGELVIIHNGIIENYAPLKEELKKRGYTFKSDTDTEVLVNLIEEVQKNEGLKLGKAVQIALNQVVGAYAIAVFDKKNPNEIVAARLGSPLAIGVGEGEYFIASDASPFIEYTSNAIYLEDGEMANIRLHKPLKVRKIKDDSLVDPYIQQLQMNLEQIEKGGYDHFMLKEIYEQPSVIKDTYRGRLHANEGIVQMAGVEDNLEKFLNAKRILIVACGTSWHAGLVAEYIFEEFTRIPVEVEYASEFRYRNPIINKDDVVIAISQSGETADTMAAIKLAKENGAFVFGVCNVVGSSISRESHAGAYTHAGPEIGVASTKAFTTQITVLTMIALRLGKAKGTLSNTDFHTYLQELEIIPEKVAEALETNDRAKEIAAAFKDAPNCLYLGRGYNFPVALEGALKLKEISYIHAEGYPAAEMKHGPIALIDEHMPVIVIAPKQGHYDKIVSNIQEIKSRSGKIIAVVTKGDTQVRELADYVIEIPETSDALSPLITTIPLQLLSYYIAVMRGCNVDQPRNLAKSVTVE encoded by the coding sequence ATGTGTGGAATTGTTGGATATATCGGTCATCGAGAGGCTTATCCTATTGTAATCAAAGGATTAAAGCGACTTGAATACAGAGGATATGATAGTGCCGGTGTTATGTTGTATGACGCCGAATCTGGTGTAAAACTTTGTAAAACAAAAGGTAAAGTTTCGGATCTTGAGGTTAAAGCCAAAGAGAACTTAAATGCAACCGGAAGCATAGGAATTGGACATACGCGTTGGGCAACCCACGGAGTTCCAAATGATGTAAATTCGCACCCGCATCTTTCTAATTCAGGAGAATTGGTTATCATTCACAATGGAATTATTGAGAATTATGCACCGCTTAAAGAAGAATTAAAAAAGAGAGGTTATACTTTTAAATCAGATACAGATACTGAAGTTTTAGTGAACTTAATTGAAGAAGTTCAGAAAAATGAAGGTTTGAAGTTGGGTAAAGCAGTTCAGATTGCCTTAAATCAGGTAGTAGGAGCTTATGCAATTGCTGTTTTTGATAAAAAGAACCCAAATGAAATTGTAGCAGCCAGATTGGGTAGTCCATTGGCAATTGGTGTTGGAGAAGGAGAATATTTTATTGCTTCTGATGCTTCGCCTTTTATTGAGTACACTTCAAATGCGATCTATCTTGAAGATGGTGAAATGGCAAACATCAGATTGCACAAGCCGCTTAAAGTTAGAAAAATTAAAGACGACTCTTTAGTAGATCCTTATATTCAGCAGCTTCAGATGAATCTGGAGCAAATTGAAAAAGGAGGGTATGATCACTTCATGCTAAAAGAAATTTACGAGCAGCCAAGTGTTATAAAAGACACGTACAGAGGAAGACTTCATGCAAATGAAGGAATCGTTCAGATGGCTGGTGTTGAGGATAACTTAGAGAAATTCCTTAATGCAAAACGAATTTTGATCGTTGCTTGTGGTACTTCTTGGCATGCAGGTTTAGTAGCAGAGTACATTTTTGAGGAGTTTACGAGAATTCCTGTTGAAGTAGAATATGCTTCAGAGTTTAGATATCGTAATCCAATTATCAACAAAGATGACGTAGTAATCGCGATCTCTCAATCGGGAGAAACAGCTGATACTATGGCGGCGATTAAATTGGCAAAAGAAAACGGTGCCTTTGTTTTTGGAGTTTGTAATGTTGTAGGTTCGTCTATTTCAAGAGAAAGTCATGCAGGTGCTTACACACACGCAGGGCCGGAAATTGGAGTGGCTTCAACAAAAGCATTTACAACTCAAATTACAGTTTTAACCATGATCGCATTGCGATTGGGTAAAGCAAAGGGAACGTTATCAAACACTGATTTTCATACCTATTTGCAGGAATTAGAGATTATTCCGGAAAAAGTAGCGGAAGCATTAGAGACTAACGACAGAGCAAAAGAAATTGCGGCAGCTTTTAAAGATGCGCCAAATTGTTTGTACTTAGGACGTGGTTATAATTTCCCGGTAGCATTGGAAGGAGCATTGAAACTAAAAGAGATCTCTTATATCCATGCTGAAGGTTATCCTGCTGCCGAAATGAAGCACGGGCCAATCGCTTTGATTGATGAGCACATGCCGGTTATCGTTATTGCACCTAAACAAGGTCATTACGATAAAATTGTAAGTAACATTCAGGAAATCAAGTCCAGAAGTGGTAAAATCATTGCGGTGGTTACCAAAGGAGATACACAGGTTCGTGAGTTAGCTGATTATGTAATTGAGATCCCTGAAACTTCAGATGCGTTGTCTCCACTGATCACAACAATACCTTTACAATTGCTTTCATACTACATCGCAGTAATGAGAGGATGTAACGTAGATCAGCCTCGAAATCTGGCAAAATCGGTTACAGTAGAATAG
- a CDS encoding DUF4270 domain-containing protein has translation MYNTSFIKKILLVATVVLLYSCDKDFNAIGDGLIGDDHFGLESEKYEVLAYNQEVTPIQSNGAANYGLGVYDNTVFGSTTASFATQVNLETYAPTIGDAPEIVSVVLSVPYYNHVKTTNTDGSRTFVLDSIYGASNGKIKLGVYESGVQMRSSYFDGGAQFLQLYNTDMDTDTGVDSYINFDKSKKPYVATGKPLNDDPKVAQNEEFFFDASEITDDTTDPTTGKVTSTKVAPEMRLNLNKAFFADKILKAPAAKLASADVFQEYFRGLYFKVERSGSSPANMALLNFATNGKITIKYKAKTAITTDPETTMEDKTLIIKLTGASAALLKEAKDPAYANAIANPNNKTGDDRLYLKGGQGSLAVLELSGFGAKLSEIRSKNWLVNEANLVFSIDTDKMAGTYEPKRIYLYNLDDNVPIADYLADAASSNPLLTKAVYSGILSLDPTTKRGTTYKIRLTNHIRNIIKNATVKNVRLGLVVTGDASIIASNKLKLKNSVISEAPRASVISPLGTVLFGGTSSATIPTGKKLQLEIYYTKPN, from the coding sequence ATGTACAATACTTCTTTTATTAAGAAAATACTATTAGTTGCAACAGTTGTCCTTTTATATTCTTGCGATAAAGATTTTAATGCGATTGGTGATGGTTTGATCGGTGATGATCATTTTGGACTAGAATCTGAAAAATATGAAGTTTTAGCTTATAATCAGGAAGTAACGCCAATTCAGTCAAATGGAGCGGCAAATTATGGTTTAGGTGTTTACGATAATACAGTTTTTGGTAGTACAACTGCCAGTTTTGCTACTCAGGTTAATTTAGAAACCTATGCGCCAACTATTGGTGATGCACCTGAAATAGTAAGTGTAGTACTAAGTGTACCTTATTATAACCATGTGAAGACTACGAATACTGATGGAAGCCGAACTTTTGTGTTAGATTCTATTTACGGAGCTTCTAATGGAAAAATTAAATTAGGTGTTTACGAGTCTGGTGTTCAAATGCGCAGCTCTTACTTTGACGGAGGAGCACAGTTTTTACAATTGTACAATACGGACATGGATACGGATACCGGTGTAGACAGTTATATCAATTTTGATAAATCTAAAAAACCGTATGTTGCTACAGGTAAACCGTTAAACGATGACCCTAAAGTAGCACAGAATGAAGAGTTTTTCTTTGATGCAAGCGAAATTACGGACGACACTACAGATCCTACAACTGGAAAAGTAACAAGTACCAAAGTGGCTCCCGAAATGCGTTTGAACCTGAATAAAGCCTTTTTTGCAGATAAAATTTTAAAAGCTCCAGCGGCGAAACTTGCTTCTGCTGATGTTTTTCAGGAGTATTTCAGAGGATTGTATTTCAAAGTAGAACGTTCTGGCAGCAGTCCGGCTAATATGGCTTTGCTGAATTTTGCAACAAACGGAAAAATTACAATTAAATATAAAGCTAAAACAGCTATAACGACAGATCCTGAAACTACAATGGAGGATAAAACCTTAATCATTAAGTTAACAGGTGCGTCGGCAGCTTTGCTTAAGGAGGCTAAAGATCCTGCTTATGCTAATGCAATAGCCAATCCAAATAATAAAACAGGAGACGACAGACTTTATTTAAAAGGAGGACAAGGATCACTGGCAGTACTGGAACTTAGTGGTTTTGGTGCTAAACTGAGTGAAATCAGATCGAAGAACTGGTTGGTCAATGAGGCTAATTTGGTTTTTTCTATAGATACAGATAAAATGGCAGGAACTTACGAGCCTAAACGAATTTATTTGTATAATTTGGATGACAATGTGCCTATCGCCGATTATCTGGCTGATGCTGCATCATCTAACCCACTATTAACTAAAGCAGTATATAGCGGTATTTTAAGTTTAGATCCTACTACGAAAAGAGGAACAACTTATAAAATTAGATTAACGAATCACATTCGTAATATCATTAAGAATGCAACTGTGAAAAACGTAAGATTAGGTTTGGTGGTGACAGGTGATGCGAGTATCATAGCTTCTAACAAATTAAAACTAAAAAACAGCGTTATCTCAGAAGCACCAAGAGCTTCAGTAATCAGCCCGCTAGGGACGGTATTATTTGGAGGTACTTCAAGTGCAACTATTCCGACAGGGAAAAAATTACAGCTTGAAATTTACTACACGAAACCAAATTAA
- a CDS encoding glycogen/starch synthase — translation MKDKRILYVSSEVVPYLAENEVSLMSYDVPKMINDQGGQIRIFMPRYGNINERRHQLHEVIRLSGMNLVVNDLDMPLIIKVASIPKERIQVYFIDNDEYFKRKATFADEEGVLYPDNDERAIFFAKGVVETVKKLNWVPDIIHVHGWLASMLPIYMKHYYKNEALFSETKIVTSVYGQSFDENLDLEMINKVKFDGVPHESVADLEIPNYENILKASILHSDAVIIASENVSPSLTKFIESSGKPFLPFATKDAFAEAYTNFYKTMGL, via the coding sequence ATGAAAGATAAGAGGATATTATATGTATCATCTGAAGTCGTGCCTTATTTGGCTGAAAATGAGGTTTCTTTAATGTCTTATGACGTTCCAAAAATGATTAACGATCAAGGAGGTCAGATAAGAATTTTCATGCCAAGATATGGAAATATTAACGAGAGAAGACACCAGTTACACGAAGTAATTAGACTTTCAGGAATGAACTTGGTAGTGAATGACTTAGATATGCCATTGATTATTAAAGTTGCTTCAATCCCGAAAGAAAGAATTCAGGTTTACTTTATTGATAATGATGAATATTTTAAGCGAAAAGCAACTTTTGCCGATGAAGAAGGGGTTTTGTATCCTGATAATGATGAAAGAGCCATCTTTTTTGCAAAAGGAGTTGTTGAAACAGTAAAAAAACTAAACTGGGTTCCGGATATTATCCACGTTCACGGTTGGCTGGCTTCGATGTTACCTATTTACATGAAGCACTATTATAAAAATGAGGCTTTATTTTCTGAAACTAAAATTGTAACCTCTGTTTACGGACAATCTTTTGACGAGAATCTGGATCTGGAGATGATTAATAAAGTGAAATTTGACGGAGTTCCGCATGAATCAGTTGCTGATTTGGAAATACCAAATTACGAAAATATCCTAAAAGCCAGTATATTGCATTCAGATGCTGTAATTATAGCTTCTGAGAATGTATCTCCAAGTTTAACAAAATTTATAGAATCTTCAGGAAAACCTTTTTTACCTTTCGCCACGAAAGATGCATTCGCTGAAGCGTATACAAATTTCTACAAAACAATGGGTCTTTAA